In the Anolis sagrei isolate rAnoSag1 chromosome 1, rAnoSag1.mat, whole genome shotgun sequence genome, gaaacttgTTCTTTGCATTTATAGCAGATCTATACaccctgtggccctccaggtgttttggacttcagttctcagaattcctggccactgAACAAACTAGcaagggcttctggaagttagaGTCCCCGACACCTGGAGGGACACACATTGTGCCAGCCTGCCCTAGACCAATATTTAAATAATCCACGAACAATCATTCACTCTGCTGTGGAAAGACAGCAGGAAgtctgctgaccggaaggttggcagttagaAGCTGCaaatcggggtgagctcccaactgtcagtcctagcttctgccagtctAGGAGTTCAAAAGCTtgcaatgtgaatagatcaataggtggcctcggcgggaaggtaaaagagTGCCATATGCAGACATGCTAGCAACCCAgttagagatgtctatggacaacaggctcctcagcatagaaaccaccctgagtcacctaagggctgagaagagcagtatacaaatatagtaagtaaattaataaataatagaaaaatgGAACACAATGGAAAAATGGCCGGgattgagcatcacctccagatgccagagatggaaagaagggaagacctttacctttgcctgtgttatatgtcattgttcactgtgtgtaaaaaaagcattgcatgtttgcctaaTGTGTGTATTGTAatctctgagtccctctgcggagatgaactggaatataaataaagtgtattattatgctattaactccccccccccctcctgtttCCAGCAACAATGAGTGAAGCAATCCCTGATCCCAATGAGAAGCTAATCGTCATCCATTCCAAGGTTCACAGGGACACTATTTTGGCTAACTTTGAAGAACAGAGGAGAAAGGATTTTTTGTGTGATATCACTCTCATTGTAGAAAATGTCCAGTTCAGAGCCCACAAAGCTCTGCTGGCTGCCAGCAGTGAGTATTTCTCAATGATGTTTGGCAACGAGGGTGAGATTGGCCAGTCGATCTACATGCTGGAAGGGATGGTGGCGGATGCCTTTGGGGCGCTCTTGGAGTTTGTCTACACAGGCTGCCTTCAGGCCAGTGAAAAGAGCACAGAACAGATCCTAGCCACTGCTCATCTTCTCAAAGTGAATGACCTAGTGAAGGCATACAGCGATCAGCAGAAAAACTGTAGTTCGATTGATACACAACCTTCCAATCCTGATGGGGAAACTatgggagttttcttggcaaacaaCCAGAAGGTTGAAGATCCCCCAAAGCGAAAACGGGGAAGACCAAAGAAAGTGAAGTATATCCAGGAGGTGCCTTCTACCGAAGACATGCAATTGAGAGAGAATAATTCAGTTCAGAACAAGCAAAATTTTATGAAGAAGGAGGCTGTGGGGGAAGACATTGAAGCCGACGAAGGGATTCCTTTAAGTGGAGAAGTGACAGAAGCTGAGCATGCCTCCTGTTCAGATCCAGTAGTGAGCGTCTCCACTGAAAAAGATGAGAACTACGATCCTCAGTGCCCAAGTCCTCAGCCCAGCCAAAGTCGTTACAGCAAGCGTAGGACAAGGCAGTCAATCAAACTCAGAGATTACAAACTTACTGGTGATGAAAAGGAGACTGGCCTGAAAAAGAAGTCTGGTGGGAAAAAAAAACGTACTGGATCAGAGGTGGAGTGcaaggtctgtgggaaactattTAAGTACAACCAGTTTTTAGCTATTCATCAAAGAATCCATACTGGTGAGTACAGGACATCACTTTAATATCAGCATGAAATAGTCTATACAACCAGCTGGTTGAAATAATTTTATCAGCTATAGGCATATTAATTTTTATCAATTGGTCGTAGGTAAATAAAgctatttaaattaaaaaaacacgTGAAGGTATAATATACTAAGCATTTGCTTACACagttatccctccacatttgcaggtttgagtttcatggatttgattgttCAAGGATTAATTGCTGCCTCCGCCACTGCTCTCCCTGCACCATTTTAATAGAGATTTTGATAATACCGATGTCCATCTTAGATCTTTGCTCTCTGGGAGGAAATCAAAGTAGCAAGTTTCCTTCTAGGATTTTTTTCCTAGTTCTCTCCTTGCTCGCCATCTTCTTCTGTGGAAATAGTGATAGATTCACTTCACTACAGTGTCAGGACTTTCCGTTTGTACTTTTGTTGAGGGAGATCTGACGTCTAAGGTGAATAATCTGCCAGGGATCCTTCCAACAGGGAGCAGGGGAGCACCTAATGCTTCTACAGCCCCACAATAATTTCTAATGTATGGATATATTTTTAGGTACTACTGCTGACTTGATATGGTTATGAAGAATGAATTGCTGTTGTTTGGAATTCATCATTCCTTATAAGAGTTTGTGCAGCTCTATATTGTAGACCTGGATGTCCTTGACCACAGATTTGTACAGCTGGTTTTTATGCAGTCACTGTTTTCACCATTTAGTTATCTTGGTTTCCTGCAATactgttggccctccacatttgcaggtttaccttttgcagatctgattattcatggatttgattaataagtTCTCCCTAGAAATCTTTAGGTCTCCCAGGACAATTCTTTGGTCAGCTTCTGGTgaaagttggccatagagtcaccttgaaagacctagagattcctagagaggtattctttccaatgtttatttgattttttttccagttttatgAGAATCCTGTGCCTACTATAGTAAGTTAATTTAGACCTATCTATGTTAAGTTaaatggtttgattttttttctgccgACTTGAAATGTCTAACTATTTGCCATTCACAGACCTGGTACCTTGTTTTTAGGGGAGCGCCCATTCAAGTGTAGTGAATGTGGGAAAGGTTTTTCCCAGAAACACTCTCTCCAAGTCCATGAGCGGATGCACACTGGAGAACGGCCATACACCTGCACTGTGTGCAATAAGGCTTTAACAACAAAACACTCACTCCTGGAACACATGAGCCTCCATACaggtaagtcagaaacaacttagcTGTGCCAAGAAAACAAGCAGAAGGGAGTAAGAACTGTCCAGGTCAGGCCAAGACCTCTTAGGGCCAACAGTATTTCTAATAGCAGGATTCCTAAttgttgtgtcccttcaagtcatttccagcttatggtggTCTTGAGGTAAACATCTcacaggttgttgtttttttggcagAATTTCTTCAGGGAGGGTTTGTGCTCAAATTGCTGTTCCTGAAAGGGTTTATAGTAATACCTGGATTTTGTTCTGAATACTTTAGCATCTGGTTTTTAGGGCTGTCCTGCCTCTACACAGTATTATGTATGTTTAATACCCTTCCAGAGAATTTATCTTACCTGACATTGATCCTTTTTAATAGCCTAATTGCAAGCTGGTCGCCATGTCTTAAAGAGAAAATTTCATGTGAAGTAACATTTTAAAGCTTAAAATACCATTCAGCCTCATTCCTAGGAATGAATACTCAAATACTGTCCatacttgcagcttctcaagttgcttctaacgcatacacacacaaaactgtATAAACACGGCATAGTTTCAacttgcatgattttaattgctgttttaataatttatgttttattattggttttaattgtaattgttattttttggaatttgtagttcacccgctTCCGGGtgtgaagggcggggtataagtatgggaaataaataaatactttggaGTAATCTTGCATAGGATTCTGCTCCTGCACATCCTTAATCAAAACCTAGCTTTTTCTAACATTTGTTATATTTTTCTGTACTGCTGCTATAGACACACAGCCAAATTTGTTCTCATTTGTCTGAACCACCTCTCTGAAATCCTTTGTTGTTTTCCTTTCAGGTCAGAAGGATTTTACTTGTGATCGGTGCGGAAAATACTTCAGCCAGAAAAGGCAACTTAAGAGTCATTACAGAGTTCATACAGGTATAAGAAATTTAAGACGGACTGCATTTTCTTGAAATAAGTTGAGATTTTGGAATACTCCTAATTATGATGAAATCGTGTATGATTTATTTACCAATTTCTCTAAATtgaatgcttttttaaaacaacatgaTGCTTACTCAAGGCTTCAAAATATTTAGAATGACATCTTCCTTAGGATTATTTAACAGGAGGGATGCATGAAAAGTTGTATCATAATAAAGTATTTATTAGTTAACCAGATAGGACGTTGCTCTCCTTACCCCACCCAATTCCACGGCCCTATAGTTTACTGTTGAGCTTTCCCATGCCCAGTACTTTTGATAGTCAGGTCATGCCCATTTTAGTAGTCTGGTTCCTGGATTTGAGTATTGATTGGATAGAGTTTTAATGCTAATGGTTTATACCAGGGGTTCTcaatctttgggcctccaggtgctttggactttgactcccagaaatcctagccaggaattaaaacttgtgctccagctgcgcccgttccttgggaattctgatttggccacggtggtccatgctctggttacatcccgattagactactgcaacactctctacatgaaAACTACTCGGaagcttcactacctctgaggatgcttgccatagatgcaggcgaaacatcaggagagaatgcctctagaatatggccacatagtccaaaaaaacctacaacaacccagtatgaaTACTATTTCCATTTTGAGTGGCCATTCACTCCCTCCAGGGGAAATGTACATGTTTGTCTTTTAACATTTCACATACACAATTGGGACAGAGAAAGAACAGCAAAAGCTGGGTTTGATTCCTGTTTGCACATTTCCAAATAACATGAATAGCTTTTCTCATGTCTTTAGCAGTGCAGTGTCAACATGTCTGTATTACCTCAAGACACAGGTTTCAataaaaaaatggggggaaataagCTTTATCCTATTGATCCATAGAGACTCACATAGAATCCTGGTGTATTGCTATCTTAATACTTTTTGTCATAACTCTTAATACTGCTATGTTGTGTTGGTAAAAAGTGTAAACCCAAATCTGTTTGAACACCAGAGCGAAAATATAGCTATGTTAAAAAATTTCAGTTCAGGAGCTG is a window encoding:
- the ZBTB24 gene encoding zinc finger and BTB domain-containing protein 24 isoform X1 → MSEAIPDPNEKLIVIHSKVHRDTILANFEEQRRKDFLCDITLIVENVQFRAHKALLAASSEYFSMMFGNEGEIGQSIYMLEGMVADAFGALLEFVYTGCLQASEKSTEQILATAHLLKVNDLVKAYSDQQKNCSSIDTQPSNPDGETMGVFLANNQKVEDPPKRKRGRPKKVKYIQEVPSTEDMQLRENNSVQNKQNFMKKEAVGEDIEADEGIPLSGEVTEAEHASCSDPVVSVSTEKDENYDPQCPSPQPSQSRYSKRRTRQSIKLRDYKLTGDEKETGLKKKSGGKKKRTGSEVECKVCGKLFKYNQFLAIHQRIHTGERPFKCSECGKGFSQKHSLQVHERMHTGERPYTCTVCNKALTTKHSLLEHMSLHTGQKDFTCDRCGKYFSQKRQLKSHYRVHTGHSLPECSLCNRKFMDAAQLKKHLRTHTGERPFTCEICGKSFTAKSSLQTHIRIHKGEKPYSCSICGKSFSDSSAKRRHCILHTGKKPFSCSECNVQFSRLDNLKSHLKIHMKEKQLQEGNGAPSTITSTTAAEEIRETVQLQQYQLPTSGAQEIQLLVTDSMHNINFVPSHNQGLSVVATDGSQNMITDHAGNLTLLAPPPQQLQNLLLSTQPESSGQIENINIVSGQMAPAQAEQIHVITLSKEALDHLHATQSPAEVLQIATGASPPTQHLQVAQEVSHPYRIGQDTAQVNKGQTQTVQISESAQQSLTVDQTSSDLCIERQTF
- the ZBTB24 gene encoding zinc finger and BTB domain-containing protein 24 isoform X2, translating into MSEAIPDPNEKLIVIHSKVHRDTILANFEEQRRKDFLCDITLIVENVQFRAHKALLAASSEYFSMMFGNEGEIGQSIYMLEGMVADAFGALLEFVYTGCLQASEKSTEQILATAHLLKVNDLVKAYSDQQKNCSSIDTQPSNPDGETMGVFLANNQKVEDPPKRKRGRPKKVKYIQEVPSTEDMQLRENNSVQNKQNFMKKEAVGEDIEADEGIPLSGEVTEAEHASCSDPVVSVSTEKDENYDPQCPSPQPSQSRYSKRRTRQSIKLRDYKLTGDEKETGLKKKSGGKKKRTGSEVECKVCGKLFKYNQFLAIHQRIHTDLVPCF